From Roseibium alexandrii DFL-11, the proteins below share one genomic window:
- the puhE gene encoding putative photosynthetic complex assembly protein PuhE — MWLANPVIAVLIATGVWWLSTGLVLLMVHWSIRNKLGPWQLLPLVTLVGVAGFLLLLKGSEMQTPLGSYAGFFGALLVWAWHETTFLTGMVTGRSKQECPPDAKGAARFVAAWKAVCDHEIALLVTAVFLWFVLADAPNTFGLATFGLLWGMRISAKLLIFLGARHAISGLMPPGIVHLKTYFNTGRTTPFFPLLLAIAVGLFAVLVTGAMNAHSAYSSVGHILLAAFMALAIIEHLILVLPVSDMALWRWAVPKGAREKRSNPPAHEFAPASVGVKRGMETR; from the coding sequence ATGTGGCTCGCAAACCCGGTCATTGCTGTTCTGATTGCCACAGGCGTCTGGTGGCTGTCGACCGGGCTTGTCTTGTTGATGGTGCATTGGTCGATCCGGAATAAGCTCGGCCCCTGGCAGCTCTTGCCTCTGGTGACCCTGGTCGGGGTTGCCGGTTTTCTGCTGCTCCTGAAAGGCAGCGAGATGCAGACACCGCTTGGATCCTACGCGGGGTTCTTTGGCGCACTGCTGGTCTGGGCCTGGCATGAAACGACGTTTTTGACCGGTATGGTGACAGGCCGCAGCAAACAAGAGTGTCCGCCGGACGCGAAAGGCGCCGCCCGGTTTGTTGCTGCCTGGAAAGCCGTGTGCGATCACGAAATCGCGCTCCTGGTAACGGCCGTGTTTCTCTGGTTCGTCCTGGCGGACGCCCCCAACACCTTCGGCCTTGCCACTTTTGGGCTTTTATGGGGGATGCGGATCTCGGCGAAGCTGCTGATTTTCCTGGGTGCGCGCCATGCAATCAGCGGCCTGATGCCGCCAGGTATCGTGCACCTGAAAACCTACTTCAACACAGGCCGGACGACACCGTTTTTTCCGCTTCTTCTGGCGATCGCTGTTGGTTTGTTCGCGGTCCTGGTTACCGGCGCGATGAATGCGCACAGCGCGTACTCATCTGTAGGACACATTTTACTCGCCGCGTTTATGGCACTGGCGATCATCGAGCACTTAATCCTCGTTTTGCCGGTCTCGGACATGGCTCTTTGGCGCTGGGCGGTGCCAAAGGGTGCGCGCGAAAAGCGCTCAAATCCGCCCGCTCATGAGTTCGCACCTGCCAGCGTTGGCGTGAAACGCGGCATGGAAACGCGATAA
- the hemA gene encoding 5-aminolevulinate synthase yields MDILKTMETALSELHEAGNYRVFAELERHCNDFPKATFYDDAGETRDVTVWCSNDYLGMGQNPVVTGRMTEIIQKCGAGAGGTRNISGTNHYHVMLERELADLHDKEAALIFTSGYVSNWAALGTLLSKIPGIIVYSDALNHASMIEGIRHSRCTKRLFRHNDPEHLAELMAADDPNAPKLVAFESVYSMDGDIAPIEAICDVADRFGAITYLDEVHAVGMYGPRGGGVAEREGLMDRLTVIEGTLGKAFGVMGGYITGPEVLVDFVRSFASGFIFTTALPPALAAGATASIRYLKESSAERDAHKANVAKVRAALNARGIPHMENPSHIVPVMVGNASKCKWISDVLMTDFGIYVQPINYPTVPVGTERLRITPTPLHTEADIRHLSGALCSLWSQCALARAVA; encoded by the coding sequence ATGGACATCTTGAAAACTATGGAGACCGCTCTCTCCGAATTGCACGAGGCTGGCAACTACCGCGTCTTTGCCGAGCTGGAACGTCATTGCAACGATTTCCCGAAGGCAACGTTTTATGACGATGCCGGTGAAACACGCGATGTAACGGTCTGGTGTTCCAACGACTATCTGGGCATGGGCCAGAACCCTGTTGTGACCGGCCGGATGACTGAAATCATTCAAAAGTGCGGGGCAGGCGCGGGTGGTACCCGCAATATTTCCGGCACCAACCATTATCATGTGATGCTGGAGCGTGAACTGGCGGATCTGCATGACAAGGAAGCCGCTCTGATTTTCACATCTGGCTATGTGTCCAACTGGGCGGCACTCGGCACGCTCTTGTCGAAGATCCCCGGAATAATCGTCTACTCCGATGCCCTCAATCACGCGTCCATGATCGAGGGGATCCGGCATTCCAGATGCACAAAACGGCTCTTCCGGCACAATGACCCGGAGCACCTGGCCGAACTGATGGCGGCCGATGACCCGAACGCGCCGAAGCTGGTTGCATTTGAGAGCGTCTATTCCATGGATGGCGATATCGCGCCGATCGAGGCGATTTGTGATGTCGCTGACCGGTTTGGGGCAATCACCTATCTCGATGAAGTTCATGCCGTTGGAATGTATGGACCGCGTGGCGGCGGTGTTGCCGAACGTGAAGGTCTTATGGACCGGCTCACGGTGATTGAAGGAACCCTTGGCAAAGCGTTCGGCGTCATGGGGGGCTACATCACCGGTCCGGAAGTGCTCGTGGACTTCGTCCGGTCATTTGCATCGGGCTTTATCTTCACGACAGCCTTGCCGCCGGCGCTTGCCGCTGGCGCAACTGCTTCGATCCGGTATTTGAAAGAGAGCTCGGCCGAGCGGGATGCGCACAAGGCCAATGTTGCCAAGGTGCGGGCGGCACTCAATGCCCGAGGCATTCCGCATATGGAGAACCCAAGCCATATCGTGCCCGTGATGGTTGGAAATGCATCGAAGTGCAAATGGATTTCTGATGTTCTCATGACCGACTTCGGCATATATGTGCAACCGATCAATTATCCGACCGTGCCGGTTGGAACGGAGCGGCTGCGGATCACACCGACACCACTTCATACCGAAGCCGATATCCGGCATCTGTCAGGGGCGTTGTGCTCCCTATGGTCACAATGTGCTTTGGCAAGAGCGGTGGCCTGA